One window from the genome of Rubinisphaera margarita encodes:
- a CDS encoding SMI1/KNR4 family protein, with the protein MAFDKLSRLGPRLLGEKSSDSEGAIKSAEQVLPISDSYREMLLTFGGAVVFDNGAKFASDEKSPLNDKDGYQSLEVLYGLGNGKNRIEQKAAQYAGELPTSFVPIGESSGGNLICVDGDGAVHLWDHESQRGEGTWRIAASIDEFVNRLEPDDSEIGSTEGIIESESFLDF; encoded by the coding sequence ATGGCTTTCGACAAACTTTCACGACTTGGGCCACGATTGCTTGGTGAGAAGTCCAGCGACTCAGAAGGTGCAATCAAATCAGCGGAGCAAGTTCTACCGATTTCGGACAGCTATCGAGAGATGCTGCTGACATTTGGAGGTGCAGTTGTCTTCGACAATGGGGCGAAGTTTGCATCAGATGAGAAGTCGCCTCTGAATGACAAAGATGGCTACCAGAGCCTTGAAGTTCTTTATGGCTTGGGCAATGGAAAGAACAGAATTGAGCAGAAAGCTGCACAATATGCTGGTGAACTGCCAACCTCATTTGTGCCCATTGGTGAATCGTCGGGTGGGAACTTGATCTGCGTTGATGGTGATGGAGCCGTTCATCTGTGGGACCATGAAAGCCAACGAGGTGAAGGGACATGGCGGATTGCAGCTTCCATTGACGAATTCGTGAATCGGCTTGAACCGGATGATTCGGAAATCGGCAGCACCGAAGGAATCATCGAATCGGAATCATTCCTTGACTTCTAG
- a CDS encoding ankyrin repeat domain-containing protein: protein MSNAQIDEMYDAIYDSDCEKIDALVGAGLSVDTRVEGDQWNFLHMALVSVTIPPDPNVVRHLIGLGVDVNARDRKMWTPLHFAVRTKNCTVVKMLVEAGAEIDSVNDEGITPLHQCLLEQSCNLDVVEMLLVAGADPDNDRGGGTVRNYANAVSRPETGAILELLDKYAKK, encoded by the coding sequence ATGTCGAACGCACAAATAGACGAAATGTATGACGCAATTTATGACAGTGATTGCGAAAAGATCGATGCCTTAGTTGGTGCCGGTCTGAGCGTGGATACGAGAGTTGAAGGTGACCAATGGAATTTCTTACACATGGCTTTGGTATCTGTCACGATTCCTCCCGATCCGAATGTGGTGCGGCATCTAATTGGCCTTGGCGTTGATGTGAACGCACGAGACAGGAAAATGTGGACGCCATTGCATTTTGCAGTTCGCACGAAGAACTGCACCGTCGTCAAAATGTTGGTCGAAGCTGGGGCAGAGATTGACTCTGTGAATGACGAGGGGATCACCCCACTTCATCAGTGTCTTCTTGAGCAGTCATGCAATCTTGATGTGGTTGAGATGTTGTTGGTTGCGGGGGCTGACCCAGACAATGACCGGGGCGGCGGAACCGTAAGAAACTATGCCAACGCCGTTTCACGTCCAGAGACCGGTGCGATCCTTGAATTGCTTGACAAGTACGCAAAGAAGTGA